The following proteins come from a genomic window of Mucinivorans hirudinis:
- a CDS encoding SusC (outer membrane protein involved in starch binding) has product MKKVQLFLVMLFVSCLTVAAQNLTVTGKVTYADDGSPVIGATISVKGTNVAVLSDVNGAYKITIPTSTQLKVLEFSFTGLQTKEVSVSQSGNIDVSLAADTRALEEVVVTGYGSFSKRDYTGSAATVSTSRTKDVPSVSVQSRIAGAIPGVQITSTSGQPGAVESVRIRGMGSINAGNEPLYVVDGVPVFTGNANNFGYAVAGNSILSTINPNDIENITVIKDAAAASLYGSRAANGVIIITTKKGKSGKTTFNSKASYGVTSMAENWRPVLGGEETRTLWHLALKNYGQYTAGMSETAAIKLADDEIDGFYTKPWSGWTNWRDYLLKTGKAQQYEVSASGGNEKTRFFSSLSYSDMEGITLRSDYKRITGRANVSHTAGRFTLEAGTMFSNTNQDVDSEGTSYSSPMMAIAIALSPADYPYNPDGSINITEGFPFPGNPLANPLQSAEYNYNTSTVNRTMTNVSGKLDIADGLAIKQVLSYDLIASNNRVWWDPRSNDGKTAGGVYQKYWYNRSTLTSQSQIMYNKTFASKHNVAVLGSFEVENYNLDYVSANGQNYPTYLLPEVSNAGTKSGGSGQSGYSMMSYLVDANYNYDNKYYGKISFRRDGSSRLAKENRWGNFWAASASWKISEEDFFRSGSVSNVVNDLKIRASYGVNGTQPAGYYDFMGLFGYGYNYNGAPGSAEAQMPNPQLTWESNVASNIGLDFTLFNKVFVTFDIYQRDTKDLILGKPISTVTGFGSIATNIGSLRNKGMELDVKFLALSNADFYWNIGLNLANNTNTVIALADGQKEIQEGRWTHRLNNPYYAFNLFEFAGVDPATGREQYYTNTPKKVNEDFEIIDRTITTDATKVNKAIVGRWDPVIQGGITNNFNWKNLDLGFTLTYSLGGQCVDNMAVNYTNGASWAQDGVSIPTYNDINKMWKKPGDIAELPMYAYGGSVNNYTSTRFLMSTDHLRMKNITLGYSLPKSILSKIKFEKIRFYASANNLFTIKDKNMYLDPETPIGGSVSFETPQLRTVTFGIELGF; this is encoded by the coding sequence ATGAAGAAAGTTCAACTTTTTCTCGTTATGTTGTTTGTAAGTTGCTTGACTGTTGCGGCTCAAAATTTGACCGTAACCGGCAAAGTGACCTATGCAGATGACGGCTCTCCGGTTATCGGAGCAACTATTTCGGTGAAGGGCACAAACGTTGCCGTTCTTTCGGACGTAAACGGTGCTTACAAAATCACCATCCCTACCAGCACACAGCTTAAGGTTCTTGAGTTCTCCTTTACCGGTTTGCAAACCAAGGAGGTGTCTGTTTCGCAAAGCGGAAACATTGATGTATCTTTGGCAGCCGATACGCGAGCTCTCGAAGAAGTGGTTGTTACAGGTTACGGTTCTTTCTCCAAGAGAGACTATACCGGATCGGCGGCAACCGTATCCACCTCGCGCACAAAAGACGTGCCTTCGGTTTCTGTTCAAAGTCGCATTGCAGGTGCAATTCCCGGTGTTCAGATTACATCCACATCGGGTCAGCCCGGAGCGGTTGAGTCTGTTCGTATTCGCGGTATGGGTTCTATCAACGCTGGTAATGAGCCTCTTTACGTTGTGGACGGTGTACCCGTATTTACAGGTAACGCCAATAACTTCGGTTATGCTGTGGCGGGTAATAGTATCCTCTCTACAATCAACCCTAACGATATTGAAAATATCACTGTAATAAAAGATGCGGCGGCGGCTTCACTTTACGGTTCGCGTGCAGCAAACGGTGTTATTATCATTACCACCAAAAAGGGTAAATCAGGTAAAACCACTTTCAATTCCAAAGCAAGTTATGGTGTAACAAGTATGGCGGAAAATTGGAGACCTGTTTTGGGCGGCGAAGAGACTCGCACTTTGTGGCATCTTGCACTCAAAAACTACGGGCAATACACAGCCGGTATGTCGGAGACTGCCGCTATCAAACTTGCTGACGACGAAATTGACGGATTCTACACTAAACCTTGGAGCGGATGGACAAATTGGAGAGACTATCTATTGAAAACAGGTAAGGCTCAACAATATGAAGTTTCAGCATCGGGCGGTAACGAGAAAACTCGTTTCTTCTCTTCTCTTTCGTATTCAGATATGGAGGGTATAACCTTGCGTTCGGATTACAAACGTATTACAGGTCGTGCGAATGTTTCTCACACGGCAGGTAGATTTACGCTCGAAGCAGGCACTATGTTCTCTAACACTAATCAAGATGTAGACTCGGAAGGAACCTCATATTCAAGCCCGATGATGGCAATCGCAATTGCGCTTTCACCTGCCGACTATCCTTACAACCCTGATGGAAGCATAAACATTACCGAAGGTTTCCCATTCCCGGGTAATCCGTTGGCAAACCCGTTGCAATCTGCCGAGTACAACTACAATACAAGTACCGTGAACAGAACAATGACCAATGTCAGCGGAAAATTGGATATTGCAGACGGTTTGGCTATCAAGCAGGTTCTCAGTTATGACCTCATCGCATCAAACAACCGTGTTTGGTGGGACCCACGCTCGAATGACGGTAAGACGGCAGGAGGTGTATACCAAAAATATTGGTACAACCGCTCGACTCTTACGTCTCAATCTCAGATTATGTATAACAAGACCTTTGCCTCGAAACACAACGTGGCAGTGCTTGGCTCATTCGAGGTTGAAAATTATAATTTGGACTACGTGAGTGCTAACGGTCAAAACTACCCAACCTATTTACTTCCCGAAGTAAGTAATGCGGGTACAAAGAGTGGTGGTAGTGGCCAATCAGGGTACTCTATGATGTCCTACCTTGTGGATGCTAACTATAACTACGATAACAAATACTACGGTAAAATCAGTTTTCGTCGCGATGGATCTTCTCGCCTGGCGAAAGAAAATCGCTGGGGTAACTTCTGGGCGGCATCTGCATCTTGGAAAATATCCGAAGAGGATTTCTTCAGAAGCGGCTCTGTATCTAACGTGGTAAACGACCTTAAAATACGTGCATCTTATGGTGTGAATGGTACTCAACCAGCAGGATATTATGACTTTATGGGATTGTTTGGCTACGGATACAACTATAATGGTGCTCCGGGCTCTGCCGAAGCTCAAATGCCTAACCCACAACTGACCTGGGAGAGCAACGTAGCTTCTAACATCGGTTTGGACTTCACTTTATTCAATAAAGTGTTCGTAACATTCGACATCTACCAACGTGATACAAAAGATTTGATACTTGGTAAACCAATCTCAACTGTTACCGGTTTCGGTTCAATTGCCACTAACATTGGTTCGTTGCGCAATAAAGGTATGGAGTTGGATGTCAAATTCTTGGCACTCTCTAACGCCGATTTCTACTGGAATATAGGACTGAACTTGGCTAACAATACCAATACTGTTATTGCATTGGCAGACGGTCAAAAAGAGATTCAAGAGGGTCGTTGGACACACCGTTTGAATAACCCTTACTATGCGTTCAACCTATTTGAATTTGCGGGAGTAGACCCTGCAACAGGTAGAGAACAATACTACACAAACACTCCTAAAAAGGTCAATGAAGATTTTGAGATAATAGACCGTACAATCACAACCGATGCTACGAAAGTAAATAAGGCTATTGTTGGTCGTTGGGATCCCGTTATCCAAGGCGGTATCACAAATAACTTCAACTGGAAGAACTTAGACCTCGGATTTACACTTACCTACTCTTTGGGTGGTCAGTGTGTGGACAATATGGCGGTAAACTATACTAACGGTGCGAGCTGGGCTCAGGACGGTGTCTCAATACCTACTTATAACGACATTAACAAAATGTGGAAAAAACCGGGTGATATTGCAGAGCTTCCTATGTACGCTTACGGCGGTAGTGTAAACAACTATACCTCGACTCGTTTCCTAATGTCTACCGACCACCTTCGTATGAAGAATATTACGTTAGGTTACTCGTTGCCAAAGAGCATCTTATCAAAAATCAAATTTGAGAAGATTCGCTTCTACGCATCAGCTAACAACCTCTTTACAATCAAGGATAAAAATATGTATCTTGACCCTGAGACTCCAATCGGTGGTTCGGTTTCTTTTGAAACTCCTCAGTTGCGTACTGTTACATTTGGTATCGAGCTTGGCTTCTAA
- a CDS encoding SusD family outer membrane protein: MQMKKIIYSLIALSAVTITATSCKDFLDKEPTTSLSTELAITNFKDAQTALVGVYDGVQGNSGAVSWYGARQIYRADVAGDLMQANGAGKRCSADFEMNWTGVASPNIWDVPYNVIRRANNIIKAIEDGKIKDGTPAQINHIKGQALTVRALAHFDLARNYGLPYTADNGVSLATPIVTTPLLPDAQLPRNTVAEVYTQVIKDLTDAIALMNTSKNLGYLNQQGAKALLARVYLYKGDNQNAFNTAVDVINNGGYTLWTNAQYASAWANQGSSEVIWEIVNFSSADWTDREGIAYLMNENGYADIILSKKACNYFNANPNDVRNSIMTKSNVKVNIDNYGTNKVWLLKYPMRQGQSDIRIGNVIMLRLSEQYLIAAEAAIKLGNQANADKYLNDIIKRANPTAATVTATLENIIWERGIELIGEGHRMYDLMRNNMNSNRSDRWANSIIPNNESINFNRNYFRVRYAIPQNELNTNKNTTQNPGYAN; encoded by the coding sequence ATGCAAATGAAAAAAATAATATATTCACTCATTGCTTTGTCTGCGGTAACAATTACCGCAACAAGCTGCAAGGATTTTCTTGACAAAGAACCTACTACATCTTTGAGTACCGAGCTTGCAATCACCAACTTTAAAGATGCTCAAACAGCATTGGTTGGTGTGTATGACGGTGTACAGGGAAATAGCGGTGCGGTAAGTTGGTATGGTGCAAGACAAATTTATCGCGCTGATGTAGCGGGCGATTTGATGCAAGCAAATGGTGCCGGCAAACGCTGCTCAGCAGACTTTGAGATGAACTGGACTGGGGTTGCTTCACCAAATATTTGGGATGTACCCTACAATGTGATTCGTCGTGCGAACAATATAATCAAAGCCATCGAAGATGGTAAAATTAAGGATGGTACTCCTGCACAGATTAACCACATCAAAGGACAAGCTCTGACGGTTCGTGCATTAGCGCATTTCGACCTTGCTCGCAACTATGGACTTCCCTATACGGCAGATAACGGAGTATCTTTGGCAACGCCCATTGTTACAACCCCTTTGCTTCCGGACGCACAACTTCCTCGAAACACAGTTGCAGAAGTTTACACACAGGTCATCAAAGACCTTACGGATGCTATTGCACTGATGAACACTTCTAAAAACTTGGGATACCTAAACCAACAAGGTGCGAAAGCCCTATTGGCACGCGTATATCTCTACAAGGGAGACAACCAAAATGCCTTTAACACTGCCGTTGATGTAATCAATAATGGCGGGTATACCCTTTGGACTAATGCTCAATACGCTTCCGCGTGGGCTAATCAGGGTTCATCTGAGGTGATATGGGAGATTGTCAATTTCAGCTCTGCCGACTGGACAGACCGTGAGGGTATTGCTTACCTGATGAACGAAAATGGTTATGCAGACATCATTCTATCTAAGAAAGCCTGCAACTATTTCAATGCAAATCCTAATGATGTCAGAAACTCGATAATGACAAAATCGAACGTAAAGGTTAATATCGACAACTATGGCACAAACAAGGTGTGGTTGCTCAAATATCCTATGCGTCAGGGTCAATCAGATATTCGTATCGGCAATGTGATTATGTTGAGACTATCGGAACAATACCTGATAGCTGCCGAAGCTGCAATCAAACTCGGTAATCAGGCTAATGCGGATAAATATCTAAATGATATTATCAAACGTGCAAACCCAACTGCCGCAACCGTAACAGCTACGTTGGAAAACATAATTTGGGAGCGCGGTATTGAGCTTATCGGCGAAGGACACCGTATGTACGACCTTATGCGTAACAATATGAACTCAAACCGTTCAGACCGCTGGGCTAACAGTATTATTCCGAATAATGAATCTATAAATTTCAATAGAAATTATTTCAGAGTTCGCTACGCGATTCCTCAAAATGAGTTGAATACGAATAAAAATACTACCCAAAATCCTGGTTACGCAAACTAA